From Medicago truncatula cultivar Jemalong A17 chromosome 7, MtrunA17r5.0-ANR, whole genome shotgun sequence, a single genomic window includes:
- the LOC11439806 gene encoding uncharacterized protein, whose protein sequence is MQKEKSMARILYFFFAFLIFVSLFMVATNESIPEVLPCLFSNECPPDLCPIDLFPKCINLSCQCSAEFYNID, encoded by the exons atgcaaaaagaaaaaagtatggCTCGAATCCtatatttcttttttgcttTCCTCATCTTTGTCTCCCTATTTATGGTCGCAACCAACGAAA GCATCCCTGAGGTTCTTCCATGCCTTTTTAGCAATGAATGTCCACCAGATCTGTGTCCAATTGATCTATTTCCGAAGTGCATTAATTTATCTTGTCAATGCAGTGCTGAGTTCTACAATATAGATTAA
- the LOC11441325 gene encoding major pollen allergen Ole e 1 translates to MNPLILLLILPFFTQFLEVEPARPKVLGKPRFPNSQISVMGFVYCDFCSNNSFSRHSYFLPGAEVKVDCMFKAISAKTTEQITLSVNRTTNKYGMYRIEVPSVDGVRCAEGTEVMSSCQANLIGSSTTACNVPGYKSTANVISVKARKTNLCIYSLNALNFRPSKKDTGLCGN, encoded by the exons ATGAATCCTCTAATTCTCTTGCTTATTTTACCTTTCTTTACTCAGTTTTTGGAAGTTGAACCTGCAAGACCAAAAGTGCTAGGGAAACCAAGATTTCCTAACTCTCAAATCAGTGTGATGGGTTTTGTTTATTGTGATTTCTGTTCAAACAATAGCTTTTCTAGACATAGCTACTTCTTGCCag GTGCTGAGGTGAAAGTAGATTGCATGTTCAAAGCAATTTCAGCCAAAACAACAGAGCAGATTACACTGTCAGTGAACAGAACAACAAATAAGTATGGAATGTACAGAATTGAAGTACCATCAGTTGATGGAGTGAGATGTGCTGAAGGAACTGAAGTGATGTCTTCTTGCCAAGCAAATTTAATAGGGAGTTCAACCACTGCTTGCAATGTTCCTGGATACAAAAGCACTGCTAATGTGATATCAGTCAAAGCAAGGAAAACAAATCTATGCATATATAGTCTTAATGCTTTAAATTTTAGACCATCTAAGAAGGACACTGGTCTATGTggtaattga